One part of the Streptomyces sp. NBC_00286 genome encodes these proteins:
- the afsQ1 gene encoding two-component system response regulator AfsQ1, translated as MPSLLLIEDDDAIRTALELSLTRQGHRVATAATGEDGLKLLREQRPDLIVLDVMLPGIDGFEVCRRIRRTDQLPIILLTARSDDIDVVVGLESGADDYVVKPVQGRVLDARIRAVLRRGEREANDSATFGSLVIDRAAMTVTKNGEDLQLTPTELRLLLELSRRPGQALSRQQLLRLVWEHDYLGDSRLVDACVQRLRAKVEDVPSSPTLIRTVRGVGYRLDSPQ; from the coding sequence GTGCCTTCCCTGTTGCTGATCGAGGACGACGACGCCATCCGTACGGCCCTGGAGCTGTCGCTGACGCGCCAGGGGCACCGTGTGGCCACCGCTGCCACCGGCGAGGACGGTCTGAAGCTGCTGCGCGAGCAGCGGCCCGACCTGATCGTGCTGGATGTGATGCTGCCCGGCATCGACGGGTTCGAGGTGTGCCGGCGCATCCGGCGCACGGACCAGTTGCCGATCATCCTGCTCACCGCCCGCAGTGACGACATCGATGTGGTGGTCGGGCTGGAGTCGGGGGCCGACGACTATGTCGTCAAGCCGGTGCAGGGTCGGGTGCTGGACGCCCGGATCCGGGCCGTGCTGCGGCGTGGCGAGCGGGAGGCCAACGACTCGGCGACGTTCGGCAGCCTGGTGATCGACCGCGCGGCGATGACGGTCACCAAGAACGGCGAGGATCTCCAACTGACGCCCACCGAGCTGCGGTTGCTCCTGGAGCTCAGCCGCCGGCCCGGACAGGCGCTGTCCCGCCAGCAGTTGCTGCGGCTGGTGTGGGAGCACGACTACCTCGGTGACTCGCGGCTCGTCGACGCCTGTGTGCAGCGGCTGCGCGCCAAGGTGGAGGACGTGCCCTCCTCGCCGACGCTGATCCGTACCGTGCGCGGCGTGGGATACCGGCTGGACAGTCCTCAGTGA
- a CDS encoding HAMP domain-containing sensor histidine kinase — MTQAQDKLRGWAAARRTILAGLRFTSLRLRLVVVFALVALTAAVSASGIAYWLNREAVLTRTREAVLRDFQQEMQNRASALALHPTQEELEGAARQMANSPQGFSVLLIAEDEAGSTVVGNSDLDDFSLDDVPKSLQKAVNREQKLTSGNEHPHHLYWQQIRDGGHPYLVGGAKVIGGGPTGYMLKSLEPEAEDLNSLAWSLGIATGLALIGSALLAQAAATTVLKPVHRLGTAARRLGEGKLDTRLRVSGTDELADLSRTFNRAAEALEKRVADMSAREEASRRFVADMSHELRTPLTAITAVTEVLEEELDAETGSVDPMIEPAVRLVVSETRRLNDLVENLMEVTRFDAGTARLVLDDVDIADQITACIDARAWLDAVELDAERGITARLDPRRLDVILANLIGNALKHGGSPVRVSVREEGDDVLIEVQDHGPGIPEEVLPHVFDRFYKASASRPRSEGSGLGLSIALENAHIHGGELTAANSPDSGAVFTLRLPQDASVLMEEEEDRRERGSRGNRKKNGKSGEGDGCKGSDGKGTNGSKGEAR; from the coding sequence GTGACACAAGCGCAGGACAAGCTCCGCGGCTGGGCCGCGGCGCGCAGGACGATACTGGCGGGCCTGCGGTTCACGAGCCTGCGACTGCGCCTGGTCGTCGTGTTCGCGCTCGTCGCGCTCACCGCGGCGGTGTCGGCGTCGGGCATCGCGTACTGGCTCAACCGCGAGGCCGTGCTGACCCGTACGCGGGAAGCGGTACTGCGCGACTTCCAGCAGGAGATGCAGAACCGCGCGAGCGCGCTGGCGCTGCATCCGACGCAGGAGGAACTGGAGGGTGCGGCACGTCAGATGGCGAACAGCCCGCAGGGCTTCAGTGTGCTGCTGATCGCCGAGGACGAGGCGGGGTCGACCGTCGTCGGCAACTCCGATCTGGACGACTTCTCTCTGGACGACGTGCCGAAGTCCCTCCAGAAGGCGGTGAACAGGGAGCAGAAGCTCACCTCGGGCAACGAGCACCCGCACCACCTGTACTGGCAGCAGATCCGCGACGGCGGCCATCCGTATCTGGTGGGCGGCGCGAAGGTGATCGGCGGCGGGCCGACCGGCTACATGCTCAAGTCCCTGGAGCCGGAAGCCGAGGACCTCAACTCCCTTGCCTGGTCGCTGGGGATCGCCACAGGGCTCGCGCTGATCGGTTCGGCGCTGCTCGCGCAGGCCGCCGCGACGACGGTGCTCAAGCCGGTGCACCGGCTCGGCACGGCGGCCCGGCGGCTCGGCGAGGGCAAGCTGGACACCCGGCTGCGGGTGTCTGGGACGGACGAACTCGCGGATCTGTCACGGACGTTCAACCGTGCCGCGGAGGCGCTGGAGAAACGGGTCGCGGACATGAGCGCGCGCGAGGAAGCCTCCCGCCGCTTCGTGGCGGACATGTCGCACGAGTTGCGTACGCCGCTGACCGCGATCACGGCCGTGACCGAGGTCCTGGAGGAGGAGCTCGACGCGGAGACCGGCAGCGTCGACCCGATGATCGAGCCCGCCGTACGCCTCGTCGTCAGCGAGACGCGGCGGCTGAACGACCTCGTGGAGAACCTCATGGAGGTCACCCGTTTCGACGCGGGCACGGCCCGGCTCGTCCTCGACGATGTCGACATAGCCGACCAGATCACCGCGTGCATCGACGCGCGGGCCTGGCTGGACGCGGTGGAACTGGACGCCGAGCGCGGCATCACCGCGCGTCTCGACCCGCGCCGCCTGGACGTGATCCTGGCGAACCTGATCGGCAACGCCCTCAAGCACGGCGGCTCCCCGGTGCGCGTGTCCGTGCGCGAGGAGGGGGACGACGTGCTCATCGAGGTGCAGGACCACGGCCCCGGCATCCCCGAGGAGGTCCTCCCGCACGTCTTCGACCGCTTCTACAAGGCGAGCGCCTCCCGCCCGCGCTCCGAGGGCAGCGGCCTGGGCCTGTCCATCGCCCTGGAGAACGCGCACATCCACGGCGGCGAGCTCACCGCCGCCAACTCCCCCGATTCGGGCGCTGTGTTCACGCTGAGACTGCCGCAGGACGCCTCGGTCCTGATGGAGGAGGAGGAAGACCGGCGGGAGCGGGGAAGCCGGGGGAACCGGAAGAAGAACGGCAAGTCCGGGGAGGGCGACGGCTGCAAGGGGTCCGACGGAAAGGGCACCAACGGCTCCAAGGGGGAGGCGCGATGA
- a CDS encoding VanZ family protein — translation MQRQGSNGGSVGFRIRAAGGVLLVAHLALVAWLTLRPLDVPWVSAANLRPFASIRADLALGPEAAARNIGKGLLLLAPLGVLLPMTRGSLAVSPLLSLLRTVAAGALLSMAIELLQTGVPGQVVDVDSLLLNTVGVALAHVAVVPAARAVLRRRTETRHGTALHREEAAQGRTPTIPRVGIAP, via the coding sequence GTGCAGCGTCAAGGCTCAAACGGCGGCAGCGTCGGGTTTCGCATCCGTGCGGCGGGAGGTGTTCTTCTCGTCGCACATCTCGCGCTTGTCGCCTGGCTCACGCTGCGTCCGCTGGACGTGCCGTGGGTGAGTGCCGCGAACCTCCGTCCGTTCGCGAGCATCAGAGCCGATCTGGCCCTGGGCCCCGAGGCGGCGGCCCGCAATATCGGCAAGGGCCTGCTGCTGCTCGCCCCGCTCGGCGTACTGCTACCCATGACCCGCGGCAGCCTGGCCGTCTCCCCGCTGCTGTCCCTGCTCCGTACGGTCGCCGCGGGCGCCCTGCTCTCCATGGCCATCGAGCTGCTGCAGACCGGGGTTCCCGGCCAGGTCGTGGACGTCGACTCGCTGCTGCTCAACACCGTGGGAGTGGCCCTGGCCCATGTGGCGGTCGTCCCTGCCGCGCGCGCCGTGCTACGCCGCCGGACCGAGACGCGGCACGGGACCGCCCTCCACAGGGAGGAAGCGGCTCAGGGTCGGACCCCGACGATTCCCAGGGTCGGGATAGCCCCGTAG